A genomic stretch from Prochlorococcus marinus str. MIT 9312 includes:
- a CDS encoding precorrin-8X methylmutase gives MVIDHPIFLESIRFIRSHLEANELNYLEKKVLERLVHTAGDFSVQNLIEFSEGACEKGLQALKKGAPILTDTDMAAAAIKSMAENTNKNKVFSARMWFDENHHSKLTKTAYGLSEGWKELSIKNFGIKSPIVVIGSSPTALIYLIDILKNAKDLPSLIIGMPVGFIGVEKSKHKLLSTNLPRIVLNSTRGGAAMAAAAVNALLRESI, from the coding sequence ATGGTAATAGATCATCCAATTTTTTTGGAAAGTATTAGATTCATAAGATCTCATTTAGAAGCCAATGAACTCAATTATTTAGAAAAAAAGGTTTTAGAAAGATTAGTTCATACTGCAGGAGATTTTTCTGTTCAAAATCTAATAGAATTTAGTGAAGGTGCTTGTGAAAAGGGACTTCAGGCACTGAAAAAGGGTGCTCCTATATTAACTGATACCGATATGGCAGCTGCAGCTATAAAATCTATGGCTGAAAACACCAATAAGAATAAAGTGTTTTCCGCGAGAATGTGGTTTGATGAGAATCATCACTCAAAACTAACTAAAACAGCATATGGATTAAGTGAAGGCTGGAAAGAGTTATCTATTAAAAATTTCGGAATCAAATCACCTATTGTAGTTATTGGTAGTTCTCCAACAGCTTTAATCTATCTAATTGATATTCTAAAGAATGCCAAAGATCTACCTAGTTTAATTATTGGAATGCCAGTTGGATTTATAGGAGTAGAAAAAAGCAAACATAAATTACTTTCCACTAATCTTCCTAGAATTGTTTTGAATTCAACTAGAGGCGGTGCTGCGATGGCAGCTGCGGCGGTTAATGCTTTGTTGAGGGAATCTATTTAA
- the mutS gene encoding DNA mismatch repair protein MutS has product MKEDTIIQKNLFAIDNENNEQKEITKIPEDLSWEDLKKESQKRPRQRKNTTNLINKFKTDLISKNKNVCINEESYSYKTVSKLKLTPVMKHYVTLKEENKDRLLLYRLGDFFECFFEDAVLISNLLEITLTSKDAGKEIGKIPMAGVPYHAMERYCADLIKKNYSVVICDQLEKSSGNYGTPIKRGITRIITPGTVIEEGMLIAKKNNWITAIYLSEENSNESYEWGISKADVSTGELITMEGQSLSKLFDEIIKLDSSEIIIGSNEVRNLLMNGNSQISYTVSQETNFGINEANYLIKKYFQIVSLEGIGLKNLNNATRSLGGLLNYLKKINPLNLDKDSSVKISLDFPQIQFCHNKLIIDYQTQKNLEIKNTQRENNYVGSLLWSIDRTYTCMGARCLRRWIDSPLLNVNEIYKRQNIISNFIESKQVRMDTQNLLRAMGDLERLAGRACAGHASPRDLIAIAEGLKKLPRIKSIIELFKYDLPDWTDQLKNIDEELLELADTISFQLIEHPPLNISEGGMIHDGVDNILDGLRNLMDDYSEWLNQEELKERKISKISNLKIQFHKNFGYYISINKSKVNLAPQHWIKRQTLTNEERYITTDIKNKENKIFQIKSRASSREYEIFCELRKMVAEKTKQIRSIAKSIASLDALLGLSITSVENNFIKPALIPINDSQKKNSTKIIAGRNPIVEQLLNDKKFTANDICFDDNQKLIILTGPNASGKSCFIRQIGLIQILAQIGSFIPANKAEIKIADRIFTRIGAVDDQSSGQSTFMVEMSETASILNQATSSSLVLLDEIGRGTSTFDGLSIAWSVSEYLAKKIKCNTIFATHYHELNYLKNSNKNIENFQVLVEQNNDQIIFSHKIKKGGSNKSYGIEAAKLAGVPREVIEKAKLVLNSLEENNKFNKNND; this is encoded by the coding sequence ATGAAAGAAGATACGATAATTCAAAAGAATTTATTTGCTATTGATAATGAAAATAATGAGCAAAAAGAAATAACAAAAATTCCAGAAGATTTATCTTGGGAAGATTTAAAAAAAGAATCGCAAAAAAGACCTAGACAAAGAAAAAATACAACTAATTTAATAAATAAATTCAAGACTGATTTGATTTCAAAAAATAAAAATGTTTGTATCAATGAAGAATCATATAGTTACAAAACTGTTTCAAAACTGAAATTAACTCCTGTAATGAAACATTATGTAACTCTAAAAGAGGAAAATAAAGATAGGTTATTGCTCTATAGATTGGGAGATTTTTTTGAATGTTTTTTTGAGGACGCTGTATTAATATCTAACCTTTTAGAAATAACACTAACCAGTAAAGATGCTGGCAAAGAAATTGGTAAGATCCCCATGGCAGGCGTTCCTTATCATGCAATGGAGAGATACTGTGCTGATTTAATTAAAAAAAATTATTCTGTGGTTATATGTGACCAATTAGAAAAAAGTTCTGGTAATTATGGGACTCCAATTAAAAGAGGAATAACAAGAATCATTACTCCTGGAACTGTAATTGAAGAGGGCATGTTAATAGCAAAGAAAAATAATTGGATTACTGCTATTTACTTATCAGAAGAAAATTCAAATGAATCTTATGAATGGGGTATATCAAAAGCTGATGTAAGCACAGGAGAATTAATAACTATGGAAGGTCAATCTCTGTCAAAACTATTTGATGAAATTATTAAATTAGATTCTTCAGAAATCATTATAGGAAGCAATGAAGTAAGAAATTTATTAATGAATGGAAATAGTCAAATTTCATATACTGTTTCACAAGAGACTAATTTCGGCATTAATGAAGCAAATTATCTAATAAAAAAATATTTCCAAATTGTAAGCCTAGAAGGAATAGGACTTAAAAATTTAAACAATGCGACTAGATCACTTGGAGGTTTATTAAATTATTTAAAAAAAATTAATCCTTTAAATTTAGATAAGGATTCTTCTGTAAAAATCTCATTAGACTTTCCACAAATTCAATTTTGTCACAACAAATTAATTATTGATTATCAAACTCAAAAAAATTTAGAAATAAAAAATACACAACGAGAAAACAATTATGTAGGTTCGCTACTATGGAGTATTGATAGAACATATACCTGCATGGGTGCCAGGTGTTTAAGAAGATGGATAGATTCACCACTATTAAACGTTAATGAAATTTATAAAAGACAAAATATAATTTCAAACTTTATTGAATCGAAACAAGTCCGCATGGATACCCAAAATTTACTTAGAGCAATGGGTGATTTAGAAAGACTTGCAGGAAGAGCTTGCGCAGGTCATGCAAGTCCTAGAGACTTAATTGCAATCGCGGAAGGTTTAAAAAAATTGCCTAGAATAAAATCCATCATTGAATTATTTAAATATGATCTCCCAGATTGGACTGATCAATTAAAAAATATTGATGAAGAACTCTTAGAATTAGCTGATACGATTAGTTTTCAACTAATAGAACATCCTCCTCTTAATATAAGTGAAGGAGGCATGATCCACGATGGTGTTGACAATATATTAGACGGTTTACGCAATTTAATGGATGATTACTCTGAGTGGCTAAATCAAGAGGAATTAAAAGAGAGGAAAATTAGCAAAATTTCAAACCTAAAAATTCAATTTCATAAAAATTTTGGCTACTACATATCTATAAATAAATCAAAAGTTAATTTAGCTCCACAACATTGGATAAAAAGGCAAACACTGACTAATGAAGAAAGGTATATCACTACAGATATTAAAAATAAAGAAAATAAGATTTTCCAAATCAAAAGTCGAGCTTCATCAAGGGAATATGAAATTTTTTGCGAATTAAGAAAAATGGTTGCTGAAAAAACAAAACAAATAAGATCAATTGCTAAATCCATAGCATCTCTTGATGCATTACTTGGATTGTCAATTACTTCAGTAGAAAACAATTTTATAAAACCTGCGTTAATCCCAATAAATGATTCACAGAAAAAAAATAGTACTAAAATTATTGCAGGAAGAAATCCAATAGTTGAGCAATTATTAAATGATAAAAAGTTTACAGCGAATGATATTTGTTTTGATGATAACCAGAAATTAATTATTTTAACTGGTCCCAATGCAAGCGGGAAAAGTTGCTTTATAAGACAAATTGGTTTAATACAAATCCTTGCACAAATTGGTAGCTTTATTCCGGCAAATAAAGCTGAAATCAAGATTGCAGATAGGATTTTTACAAGAATTGGGGCGGTTGATGATCAATCTTCAGGACAATCAACATTTATGGTAGAAATGTCTGAAACTGCATCAATTTTAAATCAGGCAACTTCGAGCTCACTTGTATTACTTGATGAGATAGGTAGAGGGACATCTACTTTTGATGGCCTTTCCATAGCTTGGTCTGTAAGTGAATATCTTGCAAAAAAAATTAAATGTAACACTATTTTTGCTACTCACTATCATGAATTGAATTATTTAAAAAATTCAAATAAAAATATAGAAAATTTTCAAGTTTTAGTAGAGCAAAATAACGATCAAATAATTTTTAGTCATAAGATTAAAAAAGGAGGTTCAAACAAAAGTTACGGAATAGAAGCAGCTAAATTAGCAGGAGTTCCAAGAGAAGTTATAGAAAAAGCTAAATTAGTTTTAAATTCTTTAGAAGAAAATAATAAATTCAATAAAAATAATGATTAA
- the psbZ gene encoding photosystem II reaction center protein PsbZ: MQAVNFFFINALLFASLIAVVGVPYFYMTQSDPSDRRNPEIKKVEIIGGVWFHLVLIEGVIANLV, from the coding sequence ATGCAGGCAGTAAACTTTTTCTTCATAAATGCTCTTTTATTTGCATCTTTAATAGCAGTAGTGGGAGTACCATATTTCTATATGACACAGTCTGATCCATCTGATAGACGTAATCCAGAGATCAAGAAAGTTGAAATAATTGGAGGAGTTTGGTTCCATTTAGTATTGATTGAGGGTGTTATTGCTAACTTGGTTTGA
- a CDS encoding GNAT family N-acetyltransferase, protein MKAISLINHSKGAVGLRFFGLGPNLKPTNGLNKLQNLLNRNAFWAKSRTINDLKKCLANSDVIISLWVGNEIVGFGRALTDGIYRGFLWDIVIDHNYQGQGFGTLIVKNLLSSKKIKNTKKIYLMTTNKKLFYTQFDFKKVTSQDLLIREI, encoded by the coding sequence ATGAAGGCAATATCTCTAATAAACCATTCCAAAGGAGCTGTAGGGTTAAGGTTTTTTGGATTAGGTCCTAATCTAAAGCCGACCAATGGGTTAAATAAGCTGCAAAATTTACTTAATAGAAATGCTTTCTGGGCCAAAAGCAGAACAATAAATGATCTAAAAAAATGTCTTGCCAACAGTGACGTTATAATAAGTCTTTGGGTTGGCAACGAAATAGTTGGTTTTGGTAGAGCTTTAACAGATGGGATTTACCGAGGATTTCTTTGGGATATAGTTATAGATCATAATTACCAGGGACAAGGTTTTGGCACATTAATTGTCAAAAATCTTTTATCTTCAAAAAAAATTAAAAATACAAAGAAAATATATTTAATGACGACTAATAAAAAATTGTTCTATACTCAATTTGATTTTAAAAAAGTTACTTCTCAAGATTTGTTGATTCGTGAAATATAA
- a CDS encoding nuclear transport factor 2 family protein, which yields MARVISVDELRGLFTKPYGADSPTKQKWAEFYNENVIFVDPTQETEGLDAYIKAQEKLVKRCDDVFLETHAISISGNCGFVEWTMGLKIMGKEFIYPGTTRLLFGQNGLIKEHRDYFDFCGPTFGPVPILGPFIRWLYSKFVT from the coding sequence ATGGCCAGAGTAATTTCTGTAGATGAATTAAGGGGATTATTTACTAAACCTTATGGTGCAGATTCACCAACAAAACAAAAATGGGCAGAATTTTATAATGAGAATGTTATTTTTGTAGATCCAACGCAGGAAACAGAAGGATTAGATGCTTATATCAAAGCTCAAGAAAAACTTGTTAAAAGATGTGATGATGTTTTTTTAGAAACTCATGCAATCTCAATAAGTGGAAATTGTGGATTTGTTGAATGGACAATGGGTTTAAAAATTATGGGTAAAGAATTTATTTATCCTGGAACTACTCGTTTATTATTTGGTCAAAATGGATTAATAAAAGAGCATAGAGATTATTTTGATTTTTGTGGACCAACTTTTGGACCAGTTCCTATTTTAGGTCCTTTTATAAGATGGCTTTATAGTAAGTTTGTAACTTGA
- the secA gene encoding preprotein translocase subunit SecA, which translates to MLKLLLGDPNTRKLKRYQPIVEEINFLEEEISKLTDDELRQETHNLKSQISSESDIKQQKELLDESLPKAFAIVREASKRVLDMRHFDVQLIGGMVLHECQIAEMKTGEGKTLVATLPCYLNALTGKGVHVVTVNDYLARRDAEWMGQVHRFLGLSVGLIQQDMSPVQRKKNYDCDITYATNSELGFDYLRDNMSTDINEVVQRPFNYCVIDEVDSILIDEARTPLIISGQVERPQEKYQKASELALALVKAKEIGKDGIDPEGDYEVDEKQRSCILTDQGFAKCEEYLAVSDLYNPKDPWAHYITNALKAKELFIKDVNYIIKNNEAVIVDEFTGRVMPGRRWSDGQHQAIEAKESLKIQPETQTLASITYQNFFLLYPGLAGMTGTAKTEEVEFEKTYKLESTVIPTNQIRKREDLPDQVFKTEIGKWKAVARETAQIHRAGRPVLVGTTSVEKSELLSSLLAEEKIPHNLLNAKPENVEREAEIVAQAGRAGAVTIATNMAGRGTDIILGGNSDYMARLKLKEILIPLLVKPNNEHKPPIPKQRSSKSKGGFSSKVGSNLTKNIPDYSTSLFPCKLDEEIQKKLSVLSDELVKNWGDRQLSVLDLDDRIATAAEKAPTEDKMIKLLRESLSRVKDEYEKVLTHEEKKVREVGGLHVIGTERHESRRVDNQLRGRAGRQGDFGSTRFFLSLEDNLLRIFGGERVANLMNAFRVDEDMPIESGMLTRSLESAQKKVETYYYDIRKQVFEYDEVMNNQRKAVYSERLRVLQGTDLKRQVIGYGERTMYEIVEAYINPDLPPEEWDIAQLISKVKEFIYLLDDLKADDVKLLSIEELKNYLQEQLRTAYDLKESQIEQIRPGLMREAERFFILQQIDNLWREHLQSMDSLRESVGLRGYGQKDPLIEYKNEGYDMFLEMMTNMRRNVIYSMFMFQPKTDKDDKN; encoded by the coding sequence ATGCTAAAACTTTTGTTGGGAGATCCGAATACACGAAAGTTAAAGCGCTATCAACCAATAGTGGAAGAGATAAATTTTTTAGAAGAAGAAATTTCTAAATTAACTGATGATGAGTTGAGACAAGAAACTCATAATCTCAAATCACAGATCTCATCAGAATCAGATATTAAACAACAAAAAGAACTCTTGGATGAATCTCTTCCAAAAGCCTTTGCGATTGTTAGAGAAGCAAGTAAACGTGTTCTGGATATGCGACATTTTGATGTTCAGTTAATAGGCGGGATGGTTTTACATGAATGTCAAATCGCTGAGATGAAGACTGGAGAAGGAAAAACTCTTGTAGCAACATTACCTTGTTATTTAAATGCTTTAACTGGAAAAGGGGTTCATGTAGTTACTGTAAATGATTATTTAGCTAGAAGAGATGCTGAGTGGATGGGCCAAGTTCATCGTTTTTTAGGCTTATCCGTTGGTTTGATTCAACAAGATATGAGCCCTGTTCAGAGAAAGAAAAATTACGACTGCGATATAACTTATGCTACGAATTCTGAATTAGGATTTGATTATTTAAGAGATAATATGTCCACCGATATTAATGAGGTAGTGCAAAGACCATTCAATTACTGTGTGATTGATGAGGTTGATTCAATATTAATTGATGAAGCAAGAACACCTCTAATCATTTCTGGCCAAGTTGAAAGACCCCAAGAAAAATATCAAAAAGCTTCAGAATTAGCTCTGGCACTAGTTAAAGCAAAAGAAATAGGTAAAGATGGTATAGATCCAGAAGGCGATTATGAAGTTGATGAAAAGCAGAGAAGTTGTATATTAACTGATCAGGGTTTCGCTAAATGTGAAGAGTATTTGGCAGTTAGCGATTTATATAATCCCAAAGATCCTTGGGCGCACTACATAACCAATGCTTTAAAAGCTAAAGAATTATTTATTAAAGATGTAAATTATATTATTAAAAATAATGAGGCTGTAATAGTGGACGAATTTACAGGAAGAGTAATGCCAGGAAGGAGATGGAGTGACGGACAGCATCAGGCGATAGAAGCGAAAGAGAGTCTTAAAATTCAGCCTGAGACTCAAACATTAGCATCTATAACTTATCAGAATTTTTTCCTTTTATATCCTGGTTTGGCAGGTATGACAGGAACAGCAAAAACAGAAGAGGTTGAATTTGAAAAAACTTATAAATTAGAATCAACCGTTATACCAACAAATCAAATAAGAAAGAGAGAAGATTTGCCTGATCAAGTATTTAAGACAGAGATAGGTAAATGGAAAGCTGTTGCTAGAGAAACTGCGCAAATTCATAGAGCTGGTAGACCTGTTTTAGTTGGTACAACAAGTGTTGAAAAAAGTGAGTTGTTAAGTTCACTTTTAGCTGAAGAAAAAATCCCACATAATTTGTTAAACGCTAAGCCAGAGAACGTTGAACGTGAGGCAGAAATTGTAGCTCAGGCTGGAAGAGCAGGTGCTGTTACTATTGCTACTAATATGGCTGGAAGGGGAACAGATATAATTCTCGGCGGTAACAGTGATTATATGGCAAGACTTAAATTAAAAGAGATTCTAATTCCTTTATTAGTAAAGCCAAATAATGAGCATAAGCCACCAATCCCTAAACAACGAAGTTCAAAATCTAAGGGTGGTTTTTCTTCAAAAGTTGGCTCAAATTTAACAAAGAACATTCCAGACTATTCAACAAGTCTTTTTCCTTGCAAACTGGATGAAGAAATCCAAAAGAAACTCTCAGTTTTATCTGATGAACTTGTTAAGAATTGGGGTGATAGACAACTTTCTGTCTTGGATTTAGATGACAGAATAGCTACAGCTGCAGAAAAAGCACCAACCGAAGATAAAATGATAAAGCTTTTGAGAGAATCTTTATCACGTGTAAAAGACGAATATGAAAAAGTGTTGACTCATGAAGAAAAAAAAGTAAGAGAAGTCGGAGGCTTACATGTTATTGGTACTGAGAGACATGAATCAAGAAGGGTGGATAATCAACTTAGAGGTAGAGCAGGAAGACAAGGTGATTTTGGAAGTACAAGATTCTTTTTATCTTTAGAAGATAATTTATTAAGGATTTTTGGGGGTGAAAGGGTAGCAAATCTAATGAATGCATTTAGGGTTGATGAAGATATGCCTATAGAATCAGGAATGCTTACTAGGTCTTTAGAAAGTGCTCAAAAGAAAGTAGAAACATATTATTACGATATTAGAAAACAAGTTTTTGAATATGATGAGGTAATGAATAATCAAAGAAAGGCAGTTTATAGCGAAAGACTAAGAGTCTTGCAAGGCACTGATTTAAAGAGACAAGTTATAGGATATGGAGAAAGAACAATGTATGAAATTGTGGAGGCTTATATTAATCCTGATCTACCTCCAGAAGAATGGGATATTGCTCAATTAATTTCTAAAGTCAAAGAATTTATATATTTATTAGATGACCTTAAAGCTGATGACGTCAAGTTACTTTCAATAGAAGAATTAAAAAACTATCTTCAAGAGCAATTGCGAACAGCTTATGATTTGAAGGAATCACAAATAGAACAGATTAGACCAGGATTAATGAGAGAAGCTGAAAGATTCTTTATTTTGCAGCAAATTGATAATTTATGGAGAGAACATCTTCAATCCATGGATTCTTTAAGAGAATCGGTTGGATTGAGAGGTTATGGACAAAAAGATCCTTTAATCGAGTACAAAAATGAAGGATATGATATGTTTCTCGAAATGATGACTAATATGAGACGCAATGTTATTTATTCAATGTTTATGTTTCAACCTAAAACTGATAAGGATGATAAAAATTAA
- a CDS encoding GntR family transcriptional regulator — protein sequence MRFRIQQESDIPASTQLYNQICFAIAARHYPPGHRLPSTRQLAMQTGLHRNTISKVYRQLEMDGVVEAIAGSGIYVRDNLTKRDFKKSIYSKDKISKQPDQEIKQTIDKLINLGCTLQEAREIFTNEIDWRIKCGAKIIVSTPREDIGASMLIAEELSPKINVPVEVIPMEELEKVLSNSNNGTIVTSRYFLQPLEKVAKHHGVRAIAVDLSDFQKELDIIKEFNAGSCVGIVSISPGLLRAAEVIIHSMRGGELILMTAISDNNSRLLSLLKASNHIVCDGPSLSVVENTLLKNRSQLMRLPKIICAKNYLSIETINHLKKEIGVIN from the coding sequence GTGAGATTCCGTATTCAACAAGAAAGTGATATCCCAGCATCGACACAACTCTATAATCAAATTTGCTTTGCCATAGCTGCAAGACATTATCCTCCGGGCCATCGACTTCCCAGCACTAGGCAACTTGCAATGCAGACTGGACTCCATAGAAATACCATAAGCAAAGTTTACAGACAACTTGAAATGGATGGGGTTGTTGAAGCGATAGCTGGATCTGGTATCTATGTAAGAGATAATCTTACTAAAAGAGACTTTAAAAAATCGATATACTCAAAAGACAAAATAAGTAAACAACCTGATCAAGAAATAAAGCAGACTATTGATAAATTAATTAATCTTGGCTGCACCTTACAAGAAGCAAGAGAAATATTTACCAATGAAATTGATTGGCGTATTAAATGTGGCGCAAAAATTATTGTAAGTACTCCTAGAGAAGATATAGGAGCTTCTATGTTAATCGCAGAAGAGCTATCTCCAAAAATTAATGTGCCAGTAGAAGTTATTCCTATGGAAGAATTAGAAAAAGTTTTGAGTAATTCAAATAATGGCACTATTGTCACAAGCAGATATTTTTTACAGCCTTTAGAAAAAGTTGCTAAACATCATGGAGTTCGTGCTATTGCAGTTGACTTGAGCGACTTTCAAAAGGAGTTAGATATTATCAAAGAATTCAATGCTGGAAGTTGTGTAGGTATCGTTAGCATTAGCCCTGGTTTATTGAGAGCAGCAGAAGTTATTATACACAGCATGAGAGGAGGTGAATTAATTCTTATGACGGCAATCTCAGACAATAATAGTAGACTACTATCACTTTTAAAGGCCTCAAACCACATAGTTTGTGACGGGCCTAGTTTATCAGTTGTGGAAAACACATTATTAAAAAATAGATCTCAGCTTATGAGATTACCTAAAATAATATGTGCTAAAAATTATTTAAGTATCGAAACAATAAATCATTTAAAAAAAGAAATAGGAGTTATTAATTAA
- the ribH gene encoding 6,7-dimethyl-8-ribityllumazine synthase, translated as MAIFEGSFTSASTLKVGIVIARFNDLITNKILSGCLDCLKRHGLDTSELSNQVDIVWVPGSFELPIAAKTLMKKKSYDVVIALGAVIRGETSHYDVVISEASKGISQVSNENNVPIIFGVLTTDTMQQALERAGIKNNLGWNYALQAIEMGSLIKNLN; from the coding sequence ATGGCTATTTTTGAAGGGTCTTTTACTAGTGCATCTACTTTAAAAGTAGGAATTGTAATAGCAAGATTTAATGATTTAATTACAAATAAAATTCTATCTGGTTGTCTTGATTGTCTAAAAAGACATGGTTTAGATACTTCTGAATTAAGTAATCAAGTAGATATAGTTTGGGTACCAGGTTCATTCGAATTACCAATCGCAGCTAAAACTCTGATGAAAAAAAAGAGTTATGATGTTGTAATTGCTCTTGGGGCTGTTATTCGCGGTGAAACCTCTCACTATGATGTAGTTATATCAGAGGCTAGCAAAGGGATTTCACAAGTTTCAAATGAGAATAATGTTCCAATTATTTTTGGAGTTTTAACTACTGATACTATGCAGCAGGCTTTAGAAAGAGCAGGGATTAAGAATAATCTTGGTTGGAATTATGCTTTACAAGCAATTGAGATGGGATCTTTAATTAAAAATTTAAATTAG
- the cysE gene encoding serine O-acetyltransferase, whose translation MLRTFKSDIAIIKERDPAARGILEIFLCYPGFQSIVIHRLTHQLWQLKIPLIPRLLSHLNRLVTGIEIHPGAKIGKRVFIDHGMGVVIGETAEIGNNCLLYQGVTLGGTGKSHGKRHPTLMENVVVGAGAKVLGSITVGSNTRIGAGSVVVRNVEGNSTVVGVPGRVVHQSGVKVNPLAHSALPDTEANVIKNLMDRIDSLENEILKLQKTLLCLANSESIDISKLGEAQNLKDKEIIEFLGDD comes from the coding sequence ATTTTAAGAACTTTTAAATCTGATATAGCAATTATCAAAGAGAGAGATCCTGCTGCTAGAGGAATATTAGAGATTTTTCTTTGTTACCCAGGTTTCCAATCAATAGTTATTCATAGGTTAACTCATCAATTATGGCAATTAAAAATTCCTCTAATTCCCCGCTTATTAAGTCATCTCAATAGGTTAGTAACAGGTATTGAAATCCATCCTGGAGCAAAAATTGGTAAACGGGTTTTCATAGATCATGGTATGGGAGTTGTTATTGGTGAAACGGCTGAGATAGGAAATAATTGTCTTCTTTATCAGGGAGTTACATTAGGAGGAACTGGTAAAAGTCATGGTAAAAGACACCCAACCTTAATGGAAAATGTTGTAGTTGGAGCAGGTGCAAAAGTTCTTGGGTCCATCACAGTAGGATCTAATACACGTATTGGGGCAGGTTCAGTAGTTGTCCGTAATGTAGAAGGGAACAGTACTGTGGTTGGAGTTCCTGGAAGAGTGGTGCATCAGAGTGGGGTCAAAGTTAATCCATTAGCTCACTCTGCCCTACCAGATACAGAAGCTAATGTTATAAAAAATTTAATGGATAGAATAGACTCACTTGAGAATGAAATTCTTAAGTTACAAAAAACCCTGCTGTGTCTAGCTAACTCAGAATCTATTGATATTTCTAAACTTGGTGAGGCTCAAAATCTTAAAGACAAAGAAATCATAGAATTTCTTGGAGATGATTAA